The DNA sequence GGGGGGCGACTGCTGCCCGGCTGTGCTTCCGGTGCCGTGTGGTCTGGCGGTACTTGCTATACTACTGGCGGTTCTCCACTAGGGTTGACtggagtgttgaatagtgctcGGTTAACATTAACTGCTGGGTTAATGTTAGCCgcggggttggtgggatgggcAGATTGATcagcctgctcttcagcgtttcccccgctaccgttagtcatgataattgtggtgggatggccttttgttcaaggattcccacagacggcgccaatgttaatgcttgagaTTCGGCGGTAGCCAAATCTttactaacgctggtccgacGGGCGGACCGCTGCTTGAAGATGTAGATgtcttccgctacctgtcaaataaCATACAAAGGACGTCAgaggggagaccgcgttgggcggtcttcttttctccgatgcctaagttagtttaTGTATAATGACATAGTAACAGTAGGAACAACAGTTATTGCGTAATTaataaggagagaggagagaaccttttatagatgGGGAAGGGACTGATCTCTTCcatattttcgatgtgggatggatgtgcttcagtttccagcttctggagcttctagTGTCATCTTGgagcggcgcgtggcggcgcgtccgaggtgatctgggggtgagccaggGCTGAGGCAGTAGCCCGCTTGgcggtgtttccgtaggtcacaccatTGGTGGTATTTGGTGCAGTTGGCGGTAATAtaagcgtggcccattatagctaattatgcttggcaaatgtcCATGTAAGTACAATTATCAAGCATAAAGGACGAGAAAGACTAGAATGTTGATTGAAAATTGGAATTTACATAGCTCAGAATATTCAGCAAAATGTACAATACTTTTACATTTCTTATGAGTTCAAAATTATTGACATAACAGTTGTTCTTAAAAAACTGAGATTGAGTTGAAATGTTATTGACTGATTGTATTACAAGTTTAAACTACATATATTAGCCGCGTACCCACGTATGATTCTACAAAGATCTCTCTCATCTTGTTAACAATGTTGCTCGTCGATCATCTCCCAACTGGATTGATTATCTCGGAGAAGATTGTCCCGGTCAACCATTGGATGGATTCTTTCGCCCCATTGCTTTGCTTACTAGAACTAGACCCTTCATTGTGCTTGATCAATCCAATCTCATCTTGAACCGTCCTTTCAATGTGATCAATATAATTCTCGTTGTTCTGTTGCATTTCCAATGCAAATTGAAGCCCTCTCACAACATTATCCATTGACGGTCGATTGATCCCATTATCATCCATGCAACTGATTGCGATGGAAACAAATCTATGCAAGCATCGCAATGCAATTTCACCCTTCAAATTTGGGTCAAAAACTTGATCAAGTTTCCCTTCATGATGACACTTCTTAACCCATCCAGCTAACCCAACTCTATTATTATCTACAACGGTCACAGCTGGCCTCCCACACAATACCTCGCATAACACAACTCCGAATGAATACACGTCAGACTTCTCAGTCAATTGTtgacgtcggtagtaatcagggtcAAGATATCCAAAACTACCCTTCACCTTCGTGCTAATGTGGGTCTTGGATATTGTGATAATGCCCTTTTTTGACAACCCAAAATCCGAAACCTTCGCTACCCATTTCTCGTCTAATAATATGTTTGCACTCTTTACGTCACGGTGAATGATGGTGCCTTCGGTACTTGTGTGAAGGTAGTGCAAACCTTGTGCTGCACCGATACAAATCTGAAGCCGTAGTTTCCAAGGAAGATGTGGTTCCTTGGTCCGGTGCAAATGATCACTGAGGGTCCCACGTGCCATGTAATCATAGACTAAGATCATCTCACCTTGATCGGCACAAAATCCTATAAGAGAAACCAAATGGCGGTGGCGCAATCGGGAGAGCATTTTGATTTCCGTCATGAACTCGTGGGCGCCCTGCAATGAAGTGGCTTTAAGCCGTTTGATTGCCACAAGGGTGGCCCCATTGTCGAAGTATCCTTTGTAGACATGGCCAAACCCACCTACTCCAACGATTAAAGTGTCATCAAAGTTTTTGGTGGCGGCTTTGATCTCTGCCAGTGAAAAGTCATGGCACAAATAAGATGGAAAAGGTGACCGAAGGGTCATGGTTGACGTCGACATCCTGTGGCTGGAGTTGGAATCCTTGACTTTTCTTCCACGCCTGAAAACTAAAAACCCGACGAAGGAAAGAACAAGTAAGGCTAAAACTACACCGGCGAGGATGGCAAGCATAGGAGTCGAATTTCTAGAGCTTTCCGACGTCACCTTTTGTGGGATATCCAGCGTTTGCTCGGGGAAGGGTCCGCTGAGATTGCCGTCTGTGTCATTTAGTCTGAAGATTTCGAGCCCATTCAAGAGTGGACTGTCAAATAGAATTTTTTCCGTATCGTCTTTATTTGCTTGTAGCTCAACAAAGAGTTTACCTAAACCTTTCTTCCGGGTTGCAAGACTCCCCATGGGCACAAAGTAGTCCTTATATATGGGAATCccatttccttttccattttctATAGTCCATCTGATTATGTCCGCATGCAGCTCAGCTGTTAAATTCGCTATGAAAATCTGAAACATTCTATTTCTAGGCTCGGTAATATCGGGATCAACCTCACAGAAATGGAGCCTCACCAGGTAAGAAAATTGAGGATCTACCGGGAACCCCCAGGTGAGATTgaagcttttgttgctggtctGGTTAGATCCCATTGTCCGGCCGGTTCGGTACACCGCTTCCGGCGCACTGTAGTTGGGGATGCTTGCAAAATTGAGATGAATATTATTGGGTGGTTCAACAAAGCTCAAACTGCTACTTATATTATCTAAGTAGAGATCGTCTGCTGCTTGCCAGGTGCGGTACATGCCGGTGTCTTCATTCGGAGATAACGGTCCGCCACCAACGTTGATTCGGTAGATCATCTCCATAGCGGTGTCGTTTTGAACGTAATATCCGGTACCGCTGTTGCCAAGATAACTAGCCCCGTCGCCTTGGGCTGCCGAGTAGTAAAGATTAGTTGGCATGGACATGATTTCGACCCCGTTGATAAACGCATATCCATCCTTGCTGGGAGTGAATGTGATGTTCAGACTCCGGTCTTCTGGCTCAAAGTTGACGCAGTATTCTCTGAATAGCGTCTCAGAGCCATCGTAAGATGCACTACTGAGAGATGCGTTGAAGTCCTTTAGAAGTGTGTAGCCACCGGCTTTGACAGAGAAAAGTGATTTCGAGCTGTCGAAGTCCGCGTTGTATGAAGCTGCGAAGAAATACAAGCGGATGAACTTCTGGCCTGGACTGACGGGAAATCTGTAAGTGAATTCCGAGTGCGAAAGCCGAGCTGTGGTGAATGGTactagtagaaaagaatacttcaattcagggttaattcgattcatctattcatcccacaatggggatatatatatacaaatacaaaggagtagtctaactctaataggaaacaatctttccataattacaggatattctaattaaataaaaacctaattacatacagattgacagcgattctacactccccctcaagttggtgcatagatgtcaatcatgcccaacttgtcaaccgagctgtcaaataccttcctggacactcctttagtaagaacatcagctaattgctcctctgagtttacaaatggaaagcgaataaactttctgtcaagattttctttaataaaatgacggtcaacctccacatgctttgttctatcatgctgaactggattatgtgcaatctcaatggcagctgtattatcacaatgcaaatccataggctttttaagcttgtaacccaggtccttcaagacattacgaatccacaatatttcacatactccatgtgccatacctcggaactcagcttctgcacttgatctggcaacgactttttgctttttgctacgccaagtgacaaggttccctccaacaaaagtgaagtacccagatgtagaacgtctgtccgttttatcaccagcccaatctgcatctgtgtacccaacaacttccaattcatcttttttctgaaacagtaaccctttacctggcgccctcttcaagtacctcaaaatacgaaaaactgcatccatatgctcttcactaggacaatgcataaattgactaacaacactcacagcataagcaatatcaggtctagtatgtgaaagataaatcaaccttcctacaagacgttgatacctccctttatcagttggcacttgatcaggatagatagcaagtccgtgattcatctcaatggatGTCTCGATGGGtcggcagtccagcatccccgtttcagcaagtaaatcaagaacatatttcctctgtgaaagtgaaatccccttcttagaccttgcaacttcaatacccaaaaaatactttagttgtcccagatccttcatttcaaactcctttgacaaatacttttgcaattcatttatctccTTCAGATCAtctcctgtaacaatcatgtcatcaacatatacaataagagctgtaatcttaccattcttgcgcttgatgaacaaggtatggtcagaattgctctgtctataTCCAAAGGccttcatggactttgaaaatcttccaaaccaagctcttggagactgttttaggccatacaaagacttcttcaatttacacaccttgccaacatcacttgggtaattcttaacacctgggggcatatccatgtacacttcttcctccaaattcccattaagaaacgcattcttcacatcaaactggtgcaagggccaatctttgtttgctgcaagtgagattagaatccggacagtattaatctttgccacaggtgcaaaagtctcctcataatcaatcccatagcgttgtgtatatcctttggcaaccaacctcgctttgtatctattaatagttccatctgcattaagcttcacagtaaatacccaacgacatcctacagtcttctttccaactggcataggtactagctcccatgttgcatttttctgaagagcttccaattcttcattcatcgccttggtCCATTTTGGAttcgtcaatgcatcctgcacgttactaggaatagatacagtagataattgatcaacaacaagtgcatgtgacccagaaatcctatggttagacataaaattagctatacggtatttagctttggctttgatatctggttcatattgtttcttaggaattcccttagtaaccctttgtgatttcctaggttcgacactttctaacccagaagactcattaaagtttaggggtacctgaggtggatcattctgactgggatcttcagttggtgaggcagaagggggaatatcttgtgcgtgagcttcagatatgtcttgattttgtttcaaattATCCAGAAAggtcgtctcttctgtctcagAATTCACaacgctctgttcggcagtttcaGCAGTTGCATTctctatttcggaattcacaacactctgttcggcagtcgcattccttgtttcggaattcacaacactccgttcggcagtcgcattttctgtttcggaatttacaacactctgttcggcagtctcattttctgtttcggaatttacaacactctgttcggcagttgcattcCTCTGTTCGGAAtttacaacactctgttcggcagttgcattcctctgttcggcagtcgcattttctgtttctgaatttctaccttcaaatcgttcctccaaatcttccaagtcttcaaagacatcagaatcaataatagaacaaggATTCCCTTcataacctctctccccctgaagggaagactgagaagttcCTCCTGAGAAATATGGCTCTGATTCACGGAATGAGACATCAAGAGATatatgtatagtgccagtaagaggatcataacatcgataacccttctggaagtcagcataaccaacaaatatacacttacgggcacggggatcaagcttgctacgttgaggcttgggaatatgaacataagttgtgcacccaaacacccggggctccaaattaggcatagaagggatggtcaaaagtgtatgaagcttctggtgaggattctgaaactcaatcacccgggaaggagtacggttgataagatatgctgctgatttcactgcttcgccccaataggaccgaggtacattcatgccaaacaaggaagcacgaacaacttccatcaactgcctgttcttccgttctgctaaaccattctgttgaggagtataagaattggaggtttgatgacgaattccatgtgaccggcaaaactcaatcatagggccattcacaaactctccaccattgtcagactgaaacactctgatggattgttgatactgagttgccaccattttgtgaaattcggtaaacattccaaatacatcactcttattcttcagtaatgacacccatgtcatgcgagtgcaatcatcaataaatgttacaaaataccgagctccagaaagagaaggaattttcgcaggaccccagacatcggagtgaatcttcataaaaggaacaggacttttattaagacttggtgaatatgaaatacggtgactcttggccagttcacagatgtcacagtggaaatccaaatcactaacaagtgaaaacaattgaggttgcagcttcttaagataacgaaaggataggtgacctaaacggcgatgccataaccatacagcttccttcgcattctctaccccgttgatctgattagcttgtcccaaaagatgcttctgtttctttccagtctctgtcagatccagatagtataatttcccccttctaacaccataaccaagaatccgtcgagtcagaatgtcctgaaacacacagaaagacggatagaaggtcacaatacatgcaagagctaaaataacttgaccaacagacaggagattataagctagtgatggaacaactaagacagattcaagggttaaggtatcagataaagcaatagaaccttctccggtgaccggagttggagtaccatcagcagtagagacaatattttgagaagaacgtctaaggtttttcacaagactagggtcattggtcatatgatcagatgcacctgtatcaattatccatgtattattcaaagtagccttacccttcatacctgactgcgctacattagcggaggcattgtcgagatgctcttcct is a window from the Rosa chinensis cultivar Old Blush chromosome 2, RchiOBHm-V2, whole genome shotgun sequence genome containing:
- the LOC112188842 gene encoding receptor-like protein kinase FERONIA, which codes for MKPIFIPLNLFSLFLLIATLVVAGESAPIYKPSDDINLNCGSSETTVSDYDFQTWTGDINSKFFPGEVGSASRVEKAPPSSSTGSRYSFLLVPFTTARLSHSEFTYRFPVSPGQKFIRLYFFAASYNADFDSSKSLFSVKAGGYTLLKDFNASLSSASYDGSETLFREYCVNFEPEDRSLNITFTPSKDGYAFINGVEIMSMPTNLYYSAAQGDGASYLGNSGTGYYVQNDTAMEMIYRINVGGGPLSPNEDTGMYRTWQAADDLYLDNISSSLSFVEPPNNIHLNFASIPNYSAPEAVYRTGRTMGSNQTSNKSFNLTWGFPVDPQFSYLVRLHFCEVDPDITEPRNRMFQIFIANLTAELHADIIRWTIENGKGNGIPIYKDYFVPMGSLATRKKGLGKLFVELQANKDDTEKILFDSPLLNGLEIFRLNDTDGNLSGPFPEQTLDIPQKVTSESSRNSTPMLAILAGVVLALLVLSFVGFLVFRRGRKVKDSNSSHRMSTSTMTLRSPFPSYLCHDFSLAEIKAATKNFDDTLIVGVGGFGHVYKGYFDNGATLVAIKRLKATSLQGAHEFMTEIKMLSRLRHRHLVSLIGFCADQGEMILVYDYMARGTLSDHLHRTKEPHLPWKLRLQICIGAAQGLHYLHTSTEGTIIHRDVKSANILLDEKWVAKVSDFGLSKKGIITISKTHISTKVKGSFGYLDPDYYRRQQLTEKSDVYSFGVVLCEVLCGRPAVTVVDNNRVGLAGWVKKCHHEGKLDQVFDPNLKGEIALRCLHRFVSIAISCMDDNGINRPSMDNVVRGLQFALEMQQNNENYIDHIERTVQDEIGLIKHNEGSSSSKQSNGAKESIQWLTGTIFSEIINPVGR